In a single window of the Streptomyces sp. NBC_00094 genome:
- a CDS encoding MFS transporter, which produces MPPASTKAAATHASADTRLSPGAPGYRRTSLALFAAGLAAFALLYSTQALLPAISAEFGATASAASWTVSAATGALALCVLPLSALSERFGRRAMMTASLSVAVGVSLLVPFAPDLDSLIVLRAIQGAALAGLPASAMAYLAEEVRPKALIAAIGLFVAGNSIGGMSGRIVTGWVAQMWGWRAGLAAVGLTSLLCVIAFRALLPKARHFTPGTLDPKALVSSVRTHLSDPLLVRLYVIGALFMTVFGAVYTAIGYRLVEAPFSLPQGVIGSIFLVYLVGTVSSAAAGRLVGRLGRRGALYLAVSTTTAGLLLSLADSLASVLAGLVLITAGFFAGHAVASSSVSRTAKTGRAQASALYQSAYYLGSSIGGTLGAIAFHAGGWAGTVLIGLVAVLGVVSVTLYGTHSARVAARRPRLSAACN; this is translated from the coding sequence ATGCCTCCCGCCAGTACCAAGGCGGCCGCCACCCACGCGTCCGCCGACACCCGCCTCTCCCCCGGAGCCCCCGGCTACCGCCGCACGAGCCTCGCGCTCTTCGCCGCCGGACTGGCCGCCTTCGCCCTCCTCTACTCCACGCAGGCCCTCCTCCCGGCCATCTCGGCCGAGTTCGGCGCCACCGCCTCCGCCGCCTCCTGGACGGTCTCCGCCGCGACCGGCGCCCTCGCCCTGTGTGTCCTGCCGCTGAGCGCCCTCTCGGAGCGTTTCGGCCGGCGCGCGATGATGACCGCCTCCCTCTCGGTCGCCGTCGGCGTCTCCCTCCTGGTGCCGTTCGCCCCCGACCTGGATTCCCTGATCGTCCTCCGCGCGATCCAGGGCGCCGCGCTCGCCGGGCTCCCGGCCTCCGCGATGGCGTACCTCGCCGAGGAGGTCCGGCCCAAGGCGCTGATCGCGGCGATCGGCCTGTTCGTGGCGGGCAACTCGATCGGCGGCATGAGCGGCCGGATCGTGACCGGCTGGGTCGCCCAGATGTGGGGCTGGCGTGCGGGTCTGGCCGCCGTCGGCCTGACCTCGCTGCTCTGCGTGATCGCCTTCCGGGCGCTGCTGCCGAAGGCGCGGCACTTCACTCCGGGCACGCTCGACCCGAAGGCGCTGGTGAGCTCCGTACGGACGCATCTGTCCGACCCGCTGCTCGTCCGGCTGTACGTGATCGGCGCGCTGTTCATGACGGTCTTCGGCGCGGTGTACACCGCGATCGGCTACCGCCTGGTCGAGGCTCCGTTCTCGCTCCCGCAGGGCGTGATCGGCTCGATCTTCCTGGTCTACCTGGTCGGCACGGTCTCCTCGGCCGCCGCCGGCCGGCTCGTCGGCCGGCTCGGCCGGCGCGGGGCGCTCTACCTGGCGGTCTCCACCACCACGGCGGGGCTGCTGCTGTCGCTCGCCGACTCGCTCGCCTCGGTCCTGGCGGGGCTCGTCCTCATCACGGCCGGTTTCTTCGCGGGCCACGCGGTCGCCTCCTCCTCGGTGAGCCGTACGGCGAAGACGGGCCGCGCGCAGGCCTCGGCGCTCTACCAGTCCGCGTACTACCTCGGCAGCAGCATCGGTGGCACGCTCGGCGCGATCGCCTTCCACGCGGGCGGCTGGGCGGGCACGGTGCTGATCGGCCTGGTCGCGGTCCTCGGCGTCGTCTCGGTGACGCTGTACGGGACCCACAGCGCCCGGGTCGCGGCGCGGCGGCCCCGGCTCTCCGCGGCCTGCAACTGA
- a CDS encoding HAD family phosphatase — MTHEPVELVIFDCDGVLVDSERLYCRVDREVFASLGAEFTEAEVVEHFVGSSHEMLTAIVEERRGHPLEPGWQTPFKQQYDDVLDAELTAVEGITHVLDTLPLPYCLASNSSHAGIRKNLGRTGLLDRFEGRMFSARDVARGKPAPDLFLHAAATMGVPPERCAVVEDSPYGVQAARAAGMRAFGYCGGLTRADRLMGPRTVVFDDMRELPKLLGEPV; from the coding sequence ATGACTCACGAGCCTGTCGAACTGGTGATCTTCGACTGTGACGGTGTTCTGGTGGACAGCGAGCGGCTCTACTGCCGCGTGGACCGGGAGGTGTTCGCCTCCCTCGGGGCGGAGTTCACCGAGGCGGAGGTGGTCGAGCACTTCGTCGGTTCCTCCCACGAGATGCTCACGGCGATCGTGGAGGAGCGCCGGGGCCACCCGCTGGAGCCCGGCTGGCAGACGCCCTTCAAGCAGCAGTACGACGACGTGCTGGACGCCGAGCTGACGGCCGTGGAGGGCATCACGCACGTCCTGGACACCTTGCCGCTCCCGTACTGCCTCGCCTCCAACAGCAGTCACGCCGGTATCAGGAAGAACCTGGGCAGGACCGGGCTGCTCGACCGCTTCGAGGGCCGGATGTTCAGCGCCCGCGACGTCGCGCGCGGCAAGCCCGCCCCGGACCTCTTCCTGCACGCGGCGGCCACGATGGGCGTTCCCCCGGAGCGCTGCGCGGTCGTCGAGGACAGCCCGTACGGCGTCCAGGCCGCCCGCGCGGCCGGCATGCGCGCCTTCGGCTACTGCGGCGGCCTGACGCGGGCCGATCGCCTGATGGGCCCGCGGACGGTGGTCTTCGACGACATGCGGGAGCTGCCGAAGCTGCTCGGGGAGCCGGTGTAG
- a CDS encoding alpha/beta hydrolase, with protein MAHYALVGPSETRRPRLGRPVGGSRSSAVGGVVLLLPDGEPMSARRASARAHAALLPLGRALVRAGRAEGLAAHVVRYRGRGWNGADAELAADASWAVAEAVRRYGDVPLCLVGHGMGARAALRAAGHEAVGTVVALAPWLPEDDVAAEPEPVRQLVGRRVLIAHGTNDARTDPELSFRFAARAKKANRDTCRFEVHSDGHALRQYAAEVQALTADFVLGALFARPVARPVADALAAPPPLGLRMPLAAGFGDSYRRS; from the coding sequence ATGGCGCACTACGCACTCGTGGGGCCGTCCGAGACCCGGAGACCCCGGCTCGGCCGCCCTGTTGGAGGTTCCCGGTCGTCGGCGGTGGGCGGTGTGGTGCTGCTGCTCCCGGACGGCGAGCCGATGTCCGCACGGCGTGCCTCGGCGCGCGCGCACGCGGCCCTGCTCCCGCTGGGGCGCGCGCTCGTGAGAGCCGGCCGGGCCGAGGGGCTCGCCGCCCATGTGGTGCGCTACCGGGGGCGCGGCTGGAACGGCGCGGACGCGGAGCTCGCGGCGGACGCCTCCTGGGCGGTCGCGGAGGCGGTACGGCGGTACGGCGACGTCCCGCTCTGCCTCGTCGGGCACGGGATGGGGGCGCGGGCGGCGCTGCGGGCGGCCGGGCACGAGGCGGTCGGCACGGTCGTCGCGCTGGCCCCGTGGCTGCCGGAGGACGACGTGGCGGCGGAGCCGGAGCCGGTACGGCAGCTGGTGGGGCGCCGGGTGCTGATCGCGCACGGCACCAACGACGCCCGTACGGACCCGGAGTTGTCGTTCCGGTTCGCGGCGCGCGCGAAGAAGGCCAACCGGGACACCTGCCGCTTCGAGGTCCACTCGGACGGTCACGCGCTGCGCCAGTACGCGGCCGAGGTCCAGGCCCTCACCGCGGACTTCGTCCTCGGCGCGCTCTTCGCCCGGCCGGTCGCCCGCCCGGTGGCGGACGCGCTGGCGGCTCCCCCGCCGCTGGGGCTGCGGATGCCGCTGGCGGCGGGGTTCGGGGACTCGTACCGGCGTTCCTAG
- a CDS encoding sigma-70 family RNA polymerase sigma factor codes for MSDAATATTDELDKYRRELTGYCYRMLGSSFEAEDAVQDTMVRAWKAIDTFEGRSSLRSWLYRIATNVCLDALNAGNKRARPMDLTSPTPVAQAQLVKQPEITWLEPVPDGRVMPSVADPAETAVHRETVRLAFVAALQHLPPKQRAVLILREVLAWKASEVAELLDTSVASVNSALQRARATLAEQAPATSDPANPLDEEQKALLERYVAAFEGYDMKALTALLHEDATMSMPPYDLWLQGHDDIVGWMLGVGEVCSGSKLVPTVANGSPAFAQYHPDPAGGFAPWALIVLELRDGKVAGMDFFLDTERWFPLFDLPARLDAQGSVQAGQQEQGS; via the coding sequence ATGAGTGACGCCGCTACGGCGACGACCGACGAACTCGACAAGTACCGCAGGGAGCTGACCGGTTACTGCTACCGGATGCTCGGATCCTCCTTCGAGGCGGAGGACGCGGTACAGGACACGATGGTGCGGGCCTGGAAGGCCATCGATACCTTCGAGGGCCGCTCCTCGCTGCGGTCCTGGCTCTACCGGATCGCGACCAACGTGTGCCTGGACGCGCTGAACGCGGGCAACAAGAGGGCGCGGCCGATGGACCTGACCTCCCCGACGCCGGTCGCCCAGGCGCAGCTCGTCAAGCAGCCGGAGATCACCTGGCTGGAGCCGGTCCCGGACGGACGGGTGATGCCCTCCGTCGCGGACCCGGCGGAGACCGCCGTGCACCGGGAGACCGTGCGGCTCGCCTTCGTGGCCGCGCTCCAGCACCTGCCGCCGAAGCAGCGGGCCGTGCTCATCCTCCGCGAGGTGCTCGCCTGGAAGGCGAGCGAGGTCGCGGAGCTCCTCGACACCTCCGTCGCCTCGGTCAACAGCGCCCTGCAGCGGGCCCGCGCGACCCTGGCCGAGCAGGCGCCCGCCACCTCCGACCCGGCGAACCCGCTGGACGAGGAGCAGAAGGCGCTCCTGGAGCGGTACGTCGCCGCCTTCGAGGGCTACGACATGAAGGCGCTGACCGCGCTCCTCCACGAGGACGCGACCATGTCCATGCCGCCGTACGACCTCTGGCTCCAGGGTCACGACGACATCGTGGGCTGGATGCTGGGCGTCGGCGAGGTCTGCTCCGGCTCGAAGCTGGTGCCGACCGTGGCGAACGGCTCCCCGGCGTTCGCGCAGTACCACCCGGACCCGGCGGGCGGCTTCGCCCCGTGGGCGCTGATCGTCCTGGAGCTGCGGGACGGGAAGGTCGCCGGGATGGACTTCTTCCTGGACACCGAGCGCTGGTTCCCGCTCTTCGACCTGCCGGCGCGGCTAGACGCCCAGGGTTCCGTCCAGGCCGGTCAGCAGGAGCAGGGCTCGTAG
- a CDS encoding STAS domain-containing protein has product MDTSQPLVLTLPARPTGDEVALLCAELGAAPPGDVVCEVGALTHADLSAVDALARLKLAAGRRGHRIRFHGAGPELRALLLLTGLDGTLGV; this is encoded by the coding sequence GTGGATACCAGTCAGCCGCTCGTCCTGACCCTGCCCGCCCGCCCCACCGGGGACGAGGTGGCGCTCCTCTGCGCCGAGCTCGGCGCCGCCCCGCCCGGTGACGTCGTCTGCGAGGTCGGCGCCCTCACGCACGCCGACCTCTCGGCCGTCGACGCCCTCGCCCGCCTCAAGCTCGCGGCCGGCCGCCGGGGCCACCGCATCCGCTTCCACGGAGCAGGGCCCGAGCTACGAGCCCTGCTCCTGCTGACCGGCCTGGACGGAACCCTGGGCGTCTAG
- a CDS encoding L,D-transpeptidase family protein, which yields MKRIASRIGKRAGIATGLTALVVPMTVALGAAPAHAASCNVTTGPYQKQVEKFLGRTVDGRQSLGDCQAIQAFQRKHGITPTMGYAGTITWRTMNTMLQQKAAGTTPNRSGACPTNRGRIACVDLTRQLTWIQDGSRLKYGPVPVRTGKDGTETRTGSKKIYWRNINHWSTIYHVSMPYSQFFDGGQAFHSTTKSMWNPPGSGGCVNMRPADAKAYWNLLRNGDDVFVYGRKPGT from the coding sequence ATGAAGAGAATCGCGAGCCGCATAGGGAAGAGAGCGGGAATCGCGACCGGTCTCACGGCACTGGTGGTGCCGATGACGGTCGCGCTCGGTGCGGCCCCGGCGCATGCGGCGTCCTGCAACGTGACGACGGGGCCGTACCAGAAGCAGGTGGAGAAGTTCCTCGGCAGGACGGTCGACGGCCGCCAGTCGCTCGGCGACTGTCAGGCCATCCAGGCCTTCCAGCGCAAGCACGGCATCACCCCGACGATGGGGTACGCGGGGACGATCACCTGGCGCACGATGAACACGATGCTCCAGCAGAAGGCCGCGGGCACCACCCCCAACCGCTCGGGCGCCTGCCCGACCAACCGGGGCCGGATCGCCTGCGTCGACCTGACGCGGCAGCTGACCTGGATCCAGGACGGATCGCGCCTCAAGTACGGCCCGGTGCCGGTGCGTACGGGCAAGGACGGCACGGAGACCCGTACCGGCTCCAAGAAGATCTACTGGCGGAACATCAACCACTGGTCGACGATCTACCACGTCTCGATGCCGTACTCGCAGTTCTTCGACGGCGGCCAGGCCTTCCACTCGACCACCAAGTCCATGTGGAACCCGCCGGGTTCGGGCGGCTGCGTCAACATGCGCCCGGCCGACGCCAAGGCGTACTGGAACCTGCTCAGGAACGGCGACGACGTGTTCGTCTACGGGCGCAAGCCGGGAACCTGA
- a CDS encoding LysR family transcriptional regulator, producing MAHEYRSQPRLSPNSNEEDMGLLLAPRLAYFAAVARHEHVTRAAAEMGVPQSTLSRAMVRLEQDLGVALFARRGRTVSLTPAGRRFLTAADKALAEVERAADTVRADADPTAGRVAFGFLHTMGSETVPGLIRAFRVDHPRVRFTLVQNYGEAMIERLRAGDLDLCLTSPVPDAPDLVARRLDEQRLRLVVPDDHRLAGRRRVRLAEAADETFVTLEPGYGLRRITDDLCAEAGFTPRVAFEGEEAETLRGLVAAGLGVALLPPPAVPRPGVVELTVTAPRAAREIGVAWLDGHPDTAPVAAFKKFLLSRRGHLLP from the coding sequence ATGGCGCATGAGTACAGGTCACAGCCTCGGCTGTCACCGAACAGTAACGAAGAAGACATGGGACTGCTGCTCGCCCCACGGCTCGCGTACTTCGCCGCCGTCGCCCGGCACGAGCACGTGACCCGGGCCGCGGCCGAGATGGGCGTCCCGCAGTCCACGCTCTCCCGGGCGATGGTCCGGCTCGAACAGGACCTCGGCGTCGCCCTCTTCGCCCGCCGCGGCCGCACCGTCTCGCTCACCCCGGCCGGCCGCCGCTTCCTCACCGCCGCCGACAAGGCGCTCGCCGAGGTGGAGCGCGCCGCCGACACCGTACGGGCCGACGCCGACCCCACCGCCGGCCGCGTCGCCTTCGGCTTCCTCCACACCATGGGCTCCGAGACCGTCCCCGGCCTCATCCGGGCCTTCCGCGTCGACCACCCGCGCGTCCGCTTCACCCTCGTCCAGAACTACGGCGAGGCCATGATCGAGCGGCTCAGGGCCGGCGACCTCGACCTCTGCCTGACCTCCCCGGTGCCGGACGCCCCCGACCTGGTGGCCCGGCGCCTCGACGAACAGCGGCTGCGGCTCGTCGTCCCGGACGACCACCGGCTCGCGGGCCGCCGGAGGGTCCGCCTCGCCGAGGCCGCCGACGAGACCTTCGTGACCCTGGAACCGGGGTACGGGCTCCGCCGCATCACCGACGACCTGTGCGCCGAGGCCGGCTTCACGCCCCGCGTCGCCTTCGAGGGCGAGGAGGCCGAGACCCTGCGCGGCCTGGTCGCCGCGGGCCTCGGCGTCGCCCTGCTGCCGCCGCCCGCGGTCCCGCGCCCCGGCGTCGTCGAACTCACCGTCACCGCCCCGCGCGCGGCCCGCGAGATCGGCGTCGCCTGGCTCGACGGCCACCCGGACACGGCCCCGGTGGCCGCCTTCAAGAAGTTCCTCCTGAGCCGCCGCGGCCATCTCCTGCCCTAG
- a CDS encoding thymidine phosphorylase — protein sequence MDVISVIRTKRDKGELSPEQIDWVIDAYTRGVVADEQMSALAMAILLNGMNRAEIARWTAAMIASGERMNFDALSRPTADKHSTGGVGDKITLPLAPLVAACGAAVPQLSGRGLGHTGGTLDKLESIPGWRALLSNEEMLHVLDTTGAVICAAGDGLAPADKKLYALRDVTGTVEAIPLIASSIMSKKIAEGTGSLVLDVKVGTGAFMKTIEDARELASTMVQLGTDSGVKTVALLTDMSTPLGLTAGNALEVRESVEVLAGGGPADVVELTIALAREMLDAAGIKDADPAKALADGSAMDVWRRMISAQGGDPDATLPVAREQHVVTAPSSGVLTRLDAYDIGIAAWRLGAGRARKEDPVQAGAGVELHAKPGDTVTAGQPLLTLHTDTPEKFDYALKSLTGSWDIAAAGTSFTANPIVMDRIA from the coding sequence ATGGACGTCATCTCCGTCATCCGCACGAAGCGGGACAAGGGCGAGCTGAGCCCGGAGCAGATCGACTGGGTCATCGACGCGTACACCCGCGGTGTGGTCGCCGATGAGCAGATGTCCGCCCTGGCCATGGCGATCCTTCTGAACGGCATGAACCGCGCGGAGATCGCCCGCTGGACCGCCGCGATGATCGCCAGCGGCGAGCGCATGAACTTCGACGCGCTCTCCCGCCCGACCGCCGACAAGCACTCCACCGGCGGAGTCGGCGACAAGATCACCCTCCCGCTCGCCCCGCTCGTCGCCGCCTGCGGCGCGGCCGTGCCGCAGCTCTCCGGCCGCGGCCTCGGCCACACCGGAGGCACGCTCGACAAGCTGGAGTCGATCCCGGGCTGGCGCGCGCTGCTCTCCAACGAGGAGATGCTGCACGTCCTCGACACCACCGGCGCGGTGATCTGCGCGGCGGGCGACGGCCTCGCCCCGGCCGACAAGAAGCTGTACGCGCTCCGCGACGTCACGGGCACGGTCGAGGCGATCCCCCTGATCGCCTCCTCGATCATGTCGAAGAAGATCGCCGAAGGCACCGGCTCGCTCGTCCTGGACGTCAAGGTCGGCACCGGCGCCTTCATGAAGACCATCGAGGACGCCCGCGAGCTGGCCTCCACCATGGTCCAGCTCGGCACCGACAGCGGCGTGAAGACGGTCGCGCTCCTCACCGACATGTCGACCCCGCTCGGCCTGACCGCGGGCAACGCCCTGGAGGTCCGCGAGTCCGTCGAGGTCCTGGCGGGCGGCGGCCCGGCGGACGTCGTCGAGCTGACGATCGCGCTCGCCCGCGAGATGCTCGACGCGGCCGGCATCAAGGACGCCGACCCGGCGAAGGCCCTCGCCGACGGCTCGGCGATGGACGTCTGGCGCCGGATGATCTCCGCCCAGGGCGGCGACCCGGACGCCACCCTCCCGGTCGCCCGCGAGCAGCACGTCGTCACGGCCCCGTCCTCCGGCGTCCTGACCCGCCTCGACGCGTACGACATCGGCATCGCCGCCTGGCGCCTGGGCGCGGGCCGCGCCCGCAAGGAGGACCCGGTGCAGGCCGGCGCGGGCGTCGAGCTCCACGCGAAGCCGGGCGACACGGTGACGGCGGGCCAGCCCCTGCTGACCCTCCACACGGACACCCCGGAGAAGTTCGACTACGCCCTGAAGTCCCTGACCGGCTCCTGGGACATCGCGGCGGCGGGCACGTCGTTCACGGCGAACCCGATCGTGATGGACCGCATCGCCTGA
- a CDS encoding ABC transporter permease: MTTSTVSKPSAAPKGGGRHKLTLPWIMLIVAAGLVLFSLVRVVSGANDLTSVGQVSGALQLAVPIGLAGLGGLWAERAGVVNIGLEGMMVLGTWFGAWAGYQWGPWVGVLFGLLGGALGGLLHAIITVTFNVNHIVSGVAINILAVGFTQYLSNFTFAEAEGGSSKQSPRIEPITKITIPGLSDWLADLQGKHWFLISDIAGILGGLVTNLSLLTVVAVLLIPATWWLLWRTAFGLRLRSCGENPVAAESLGVNVYKYKYIAVTTSGALAGLGGAFLAIVATGIYQEGQTGGRGYIGLAAMIFGNWMPGGMALGAGLFGFTDSLKLRGGAENVHALLLLVAVLLVLAAAWQLYKKKYVVAGVSAGFSATFFLWYALTDEVPSQFVDAAPYITTLLVLALSAQRLRMPKADGLPYQKGQGK; the protein is encoded by the coding sequence GTGACCACCAGCACCGTTTCCAAGCCGAGCGCCGCGCCCAAGGGCGGCGGACGCCACAAGCTCACCCTGCCGTGGATCATGCTGATCGTCGCGGCCGGTCTGGTTCTCTTCTCCCTGGTCCGGGTCGTCTCCGGGGCCAACGACCTCACCTCCGTCGGTCAGGTCTCCGGCGCGCTCCAGCTGGCCGTGCCGATCGGCCTCGCCGGTCTCGGCGGTCTGTGGGCCGAGCGCGCGGGCGTCGTCAACATCGGCCTCGAAGGCATGATGGTGCTCGGCACCTGGTTCGGCGCCTGGGCCGGCTACCAGTGGGGCCCCTGGGTGGGTGTCCTCTTCGGTCTGCTCGGCGGCGCGCTGGGCGGCCTGCTGCACGCGATCATCACCGTCACGTTCAACGTGAACCACATCGTCTCCGGTGTGGCGATCAACATCCTCGCGGTGGGCTTCACGCAGTACCTGTCGAACTTCACGTTCGCCGAGGCCGAGGGCGGCTCCTCCAAGCAGTCCCCGCGCATCGAACCGATCACCAAGATCACCATTCCAGGGTTGTCCGACTGGCTGGCGGACCTCCAGGGCAAACACTGGTTCCTGATCTCGGACATCGCCGGCATCCTCGGCGGTCTGGTCACCAACCTGTCGCTGCTGACCGTCGTCGCCGTCCTGCTGATCCCGGCCACCTGGTGGTTGCTCTGGCGCACGGCCTTCGGCCTGCGGCTCCGCTCCTGCGGTGAGAACCCGGTCGCGGCCGAGTCCCTCGGCGTGAACGTGTACAAGTACAAGTACATCGCCGTCACCACCTCGGGCGCCCTCGCCGGCCTCGGCGGCGCGTTCCTCGCGATCGTCGCCACCGGCATCTACCAGGAGGGCCAGACCGGCGGCCGTGGCTACATCGGTCTCGCCGCGATGATCTTCGGTAACTGGATGCCGGGCGGCATGGCGCTCGGCGCGGGTCTCTTCGGCTTCACCGACAGCCTCAAGCTGCGCGGCGGCGCCGAGAACGTCCACGCGCTGCTGCTGCTCGTCGCCGTGCTGCTGGTGCTCGCCGCGGCCTGGCAGCTGTACAAGAAGAAGTACGTGGTCGCCGGGGTCTCCGCCGGCTTCTCCGCCACCTTCTTCCTCTGGTACGCGCTGACCGACGAGGTCCCGAGCCAGTTCGTCGACGCCGCCCCGTACATCACGACCCTGCTGGTGCTCGCCCTGTCGGCGCAGCGCCTGCGCATGCCCAAGGCGGACGGCCTGCCGTACCAGAAGGGCCAGGGCAAGTGA
- a CDS encoding ABC transporter permease: MMKIDKDKLILGAAGPVLALVSSFVLTVLVLLATGLDPIEPIQLMIENAGFADIQVLIVNQTGIYYLAALAVAIGFRMNLFNIGVDGQYRLAAMVSALVGASIELPGPLHIFVIVVVAMLTGAFWAGIAGILKTTRGVSEVVSTIMLNAIATSLVAYLILPKNFGVQPEGSNNLTTGEISESGWFPGIDMGEGNGVIYGFTFVALALGVVYWFVLNRTRFGFDLRATGASESAAQASGVDAKRMILTSMLLSGALAGLAGMPTLLGESHTYSLDFPVGVGFTAITIALLGRNHPVGIFFAALLFAFLDKASSSLDTEGYPKEITKIMQGIIVIAVVVSYELVRRYGIRRQQQKVGEELAAGGAIKTDKEVAA, from the coding sequence GCTCACCGTGCTGGTGCTGCTGGCGACGGGCCTCGACCCGATCGAGCCGATCCAGCTGATGATCGAGAACGCCGGGTTCGCCGACATCCAGGTCCTGATCGTCAACCAGACAGGGATCTACTACCTGGCAGCCCTGGCCGTGGCCATCGGTTTCCGGATGAACCTCTTCAACATCGGTGTCGACGGCCAGTACCGTCTCGCCGCGATGGTCTCGGCCCTCGTCGGCGCCTCGATCGAGCTGCCCGGCCCGCTGCACATCTTCGTGATCGTCGTCGTCGCGATGCTGACCGGTGCCTTCTGGGCCGGCATCGCCGGCATCCTGAAGACCACCCGCGGCGTCTCCGAGGTCGTCTCGACGATCATGCTGAACGCCATCGCGACCTCGCTGGTGGCGTATCTGATCCTGCCGAAGAACTTCGGCGTCCAGCCCGAGGGCTCGAACAACCTCACCACCGGTGAGATCTCCGAGTCCGGCTGGTTCCCCGGCATCGACATGGGCGAGGGCAACGGAGTCATCTACGGCTTCACGTTCGTCGCGCTCGCGCTCGGCGTCGTCTACTGGTTCGTCCTCAACCGCACCCGGTTCGGCTTCGACCTGCGCGCCACCGGCGCCAGCGAGTCCGCCGCCCAGGCCAGCGGCGTCGACGCCAAGCGGATGATCCTCACCTCGATGCTGCTCTCGGGCGCGCTGGCCGGCCTCGCCGGCATGCCGACGCTGCTCGGCGAGTCCCACACGTACAGCCTCGACTTCCCGGTCGGTGTCGGCTTCACCGCCATCACCATCGCCCTGCTGGGCCGGAACCACCCGGTCGGCATCTTCTTCGCGGCGCTGCTCTTCGCGTTCCTCGACAAGGCGTCCTCGTCGCTGGACACCGAGGGTTACCCGAAGGAGATCACCAAGATCATGCAGGGCATCATCGTGATCGCGGTGGTCGTCTCGTACGAACTCGTCCGCCGTTACGGCATCCGCCGTCAGCAGCAGAAGGTCGGCGAGGAACTCGCCGCCGGCGGCGCCATCAAGACCGACAAGGAGGTGGCGGCGTGA
- a CDS encoding cytidine deaminase, whose translation MTTALPEADWEALRVTAREAMARAYAPYSDYPVGAAARVDDGRTVSGCNVENASFGLGLCAECGLVSQLQATGGGRLTHFVCVDGRGESLVPCGRCRQLLFEFGGPELILETPAGFLTLAEMLPQAFGPDHLRK comes from the coding sequence GTGACGACGGCCCTTCCGGAGGCCGACTGGGAGGCCCTGCGGGTCACGGCCCGCGAGGCCATGGCCCGCGCGTACGCCCCGTACTCGGACTACCCGGTCGGCGCGGCGGCCCGCGTGGACGACGGACGGACGGTGTCCGGCTGCAACGTGGAGAACGCCTCCTTCGGCCTGGGCCTGTGCGCCGAGTGCGGACTCGTCTCGCAGCTCCAGGCGACCGGCGGCGGCCGCCTGACGCACTTCGTGTGCGTGGACGGCCGGGGCGAGTCCCTGGTCCCGTGCGGCCGGTGCCGGCAGCTCCTGTTCGAGTTCGGCGGCCCCGAACTCATCCTGGAGACGCCCGCCGGGTTCCTGACCCTGGCCGAGATGCTGCCGCAGGCATTCGGCCCGGACCACCTTCGCAAGTAA